AGCTGCTTTTGGAGAAATAACTGCAGAGTATGAATTTTTGTGAAACACTACACTAAATGAGATGCCCATTAAGCCATATGTCCCTAAGAGGAAAACTTTCATCCGCAACTTCTACAAATGATTCATTGCTGCCATAAATAACTGCCATCAACAACAAAAAGAACATCCAGCATATATCATAAAGACATTAAATttacaaataaataaattttctcgcaatatataaataatcagttACAGCTAATGTCTATAATTACATATCCATGTCGTGTTCCAACTAAAATTTCAAGCTCCTAAAAAATTATCAACTTATCATTACCTGGAAGGGGAAAATAACTACTTATGAGATCATACGGGTCACCTCGAGATTCTCCTCTCCCTACTTGATGGGAAAATTGTGTATTAATAGGTCATGTTCCTTTAATTTCAGTACCCCTTCTCTCCATGTAGATGGAGAAAAAGAATGATCGCTTCAATAAGAAAGCTATACTTGGTTGATTAGCCCATTCCTTGAATGCCCTTGCAGTTTTCTGTGTTCTCTGTCCCAGCATATCAAGTTCTCTTGGATcctgaaagagagaagagttgcaACACATCTGCTGCATTAATTAGGTAAAAGTATTCATGCTCAGTCATCAAGCAGAAACAAATGCTATAGCAAAGTGCATGTATTTTAGCATGTTGTTTGGTTTCCAAATTAGACCAATAGACAAAATAATAGATAAATCTTTGTAGTTTTATAGGAATTCTGTTAAAGTCAGTATGAATATTTTTAAAGTCACCGTGTGCTTACTCTTTCTGAAATCTATCTCTACAATGAACATGATGGCTGAGACAATGTACCTGAATTCCACAGTGCAGCCCAGGGGTGACACTGCTTTGTTTCTTTATACTTTATTTACAGTAAGTTATAGCAGCCACATCTCCAAATAAACCCCCATATACAAGCTGATGATTAAATCTGTGTCAAGAAGAACAATTCTGAGCTGCCTTACCCTGGATGATTAATGATTGCCAACATACTGAGTGGTTCATCAACTATCAGCCGCATCATGTAGCTTAATGCAATCCCACAATAGCAAAATCACAACCACTGTCAGCTTATGTTGCAACCTGACAAAAACTAAATAGAAATATTTGATTGTTGTCACTGGCAGATAGCCTATTTTCTTATTTTCCCTTACATCAAGCTCATATTCTAGGTTGGTGCTACCATTCACTTAAGGATCTGCCTAAATCTATGAAATTTTACATAAGCAAGTTAAGGCTGGGGGTCACATGAAATTGACTCATCTGAAGGAGCAGATGAGGATGCTGCAACTGATGGACCTTGGTACAAGAAAGTTGGAGTGATAAATTAAGCAGTATGACTCAGATGCTTTCAGAATGTTGTCAAAATGGTGAGCAAAATACTGTTTCATGAAGTGTCTTTCATGCGTGAGCATAGCTGATATCAATAAAAGTTTTTGTTAATAACTCTCTTTCAATGCTTTTCAACTATACAGCATTTGCTTTTTCTAAACAGGATATCTTCTGCAAACTTCGACCATGCAGGTtgaaagaaaagcagagaaaCACCAAAATTATTAAGCTGCATGGAATTAAAACAATTTTTGTCCTTATACTAAAATAAATGGGCATTTCCAGAATAATTTAAATCCTGTAAGTGCAAATAGGCACTTAAAGGCTTATGTAGCTTGCGTGGGATTATAGAATCTCTAGTTCATGGGAGTGGGTGTTCTGTTTTAAGGAGAACTGACATTGACTTGCAAAAATCTCTTTTCTATGTCAGGTTTCAACATTTCGTTCAACCATCAGTGCTAAAGGCAACTTTAAGAATGCCATGAtcttccttctcatttttcacttCTCTCTAAATAATGAATATTTACTAGTCTTGTTTCTCATCTTGAATGTTAAAATAGTCATGCAAAACTACATGACGTGGTACATTTCGAACTACTTCAAATTCTGCCTTTCAGACCATAATATCTTAACCTTTCCCATTTGATGACCCTTTCTCGGTTTTTGAGAATGTTATTGGCTCTAAAGCTTTGCCACTAAAATGTATCCGGCAAGCTGAAGATCAAGATTTTGGCATGTCGTTAAGTTGTACATGTCAATGCCAGAGGACTTCAATAGAACCTATTTTGAATCCCAGACTTTATTTGTTAGATTGCTCATATGATGTGACAGTCAATGTCAAAAGTTTCCTGGAGGATAGCACAATTGAGAGGATTAAACTACAAAGAATACACATATAAACTTGATGGTTTTTTCCTTGGTACAGCAGAGGATTAAAGAAGTAAATGTGGCATCTTGTGACATTTTATATTGGGCTCCACTACAGTGCagtaccataaaaaaaaaaaaaaaagaccaaagCAAATATAACTTATGAGTGAATCACTCGGGAAAAGAGCATGTAGTAGCTTTTAGAATGCTATGCATGTGTCTGGTAGAAATAAGCCCCTAGTTTGATCTTACCTAAGATTCACCGatgttatcattttataatttcttAATGGATCTTGTGCAGTTTTAGTTGAACTCTTGTTCCTTTCTACAGAAAAGAGACTTTATTTAGGTTTCAAGTGTTATTAGAACTTTATTTAGGTCCCCATATTATACTGATAACCTTACATAAAATCAAGCTTTGACAAAGCTAAGCCCATGTCTTCCAATAGACTTTGCTCACTACTTATACACTTGTATGTATAATTGTTTTTTAACTCCAAAAGATTAATGATATTCAATTGACAGGGGCATCAGATACCGGAGGCTTTCATTAATTAAAATGAATGATATGAAGCCAGATAGAATAAAGTTGTCAAAACATTTGATGAATGTCCAAAGTTGTCCAAAGTCCTGAAAAACTACAGAAACCAGTACTAAATTGAATTTTGCATGAAGATCAAATGTCAGCAGTGGAAGATTAATCTCAGAGTTCTAATGATAATGATTTAGTAACTTTTCTGATGGACAATGGAATTAACCGAAGCAAAATGAGGTTGTTCCTTTCCTCCAGATGTTGAACCTTAGAGGCCTTATTCAGAACTGGTGCCATGTAAAAATTCTTTTGTAATATTGGTCTCTGTAAAAAGCTAACTTGCAGTGTTTAAAGTAATAGCCAAAACTTGGTCCTTACCTGCCAAAATGAAAAAGGATGCTGGTATGAGTATTCAATTATTCCAGCTTCCATTTGGCCTTTTTGGAAAGAAACAGCTGCAGCTTTGTCTACATCAGATGTTTTAAGTGAAACCACTTAACTTTGTACCAAATGCACAAATTCAGACGCATAATTAAAGAAAGTATTAATCCTGATAGGCTTGTAGTTTTATTCCAAACTTGAATTTGTGATTAAATACGCATGCAACAATGCACGTTTACAATTCGCACGAACGCTACAATATCCACTTTATACTGCTAAATAGTCATTACTAGCAAGCATAATTCAAAAAACTCTTTGCATAAGTTTCATATTCAACAACCATCTTTCAAAATAACAAATTCGATATTTATGCATCATGAAATTCCAATCATTTGGACTGACAGACATTGCAGGATATTGATTCCGCTCAGTGTCACTAACAAATCTCTCTCTCAGAGGCAAAAGAAACGTTTCGATCCGATTTCAACTTTCTATTCGTTTTTCAAGAACCAAAATGCGAGAGGTTGCACTCCCTGATCGGACTATGAGTTGCGCTTGGAAATCGATCAGAAACCCAAGGGAATTTCTTGGTTGTAGAAAAGATTCAACCGGCATCCGTACATCAAGAAGACAAAACGACCTCTAGagaaaaaaatccaaaacttaCACTCTGAGACTTGAATTCCGTCCCCATACAACAAAGAACAGAGCAGGCTTCCGCATTTGATATCCGGGAACGAATTCGGCCGCTTCCCACTGGAAATCCTCATCCAAGACCAGCTTCCGCCTTGACCAggcttagggtttgggaagagaagaAGAGCCGGGAATCTCGGAGATGAGGTACTGGTAAGGCCAGAAACGGAATTAGggctccaagagagagagagagagagagagagagagagagaggtggtccTTCGGCTTCCTTCTTTTCTTGCGCTCGATATTTTTAACTCGGAGCTCCGCTCCCGAATCGCGATGGCGGTGCGGCGGGATGCGCCATGGGGAGTATTTAAGCTGTTATATGGGCCCGGCGACTGGAATCTTAATGGGTTCCCAGAGTTGGATAGGCCCATAATCGCCTTGGCATTATATGGGCCTAGGTTTAGTTTGCATACTGCGTAGCAAATCACTCGCACCACGATTAATTCTAAATTTCTACATGCAGCAAAAATTACTATTCTTTTTGTTGTCTCTCGAACGATGGCACTGACCATTTCAATTTGTCCATACGAGTGTCTACTGCTTGTCACACACGGAGAAGGCAATGCCCAGCTGATGGACTCATTACCGGGTGGTCTCAACCAATTTTTCCGGAATTTAGTTTGCCACGACCATCCTCTCATCATAAATACTTTGATTTTGCTAATTCTTCTGGTTTTATTTTTGCAAGAAATAGATCCTTTTCTATAATCATTTTTAAACAGAAAAACAAGAAAGAAGTCCATCTACAGCTGCCAAATAGACCAACCAACCGGAACTCAGCTCGAGAAAAgattaaattaggcttaatttgaAACTGAGCAAACCAAATTTGAACCAGAAAAATaagcttaaaattaattttaaaagttgACCTAACTCCATACATCTTGGCTCTACAAGGCTCAGTTGTTTATATTATATTCTATGTTTATATAGATAATGGATCATTCAATTAAGgcatgaagtttttttttttttttaaattatttaaacatTCCAGCTTTTGTTCTAGTTTGAGGGAACTTGATTCAAGCTTAATTCAATTTTAGCTCGATTTAGGATCATCGATTGGGCTTGTCTTCAGCTTGGTTTAAAATGAAGCTTGAATTTAATCTTGGAATAATGTCGAACAAATCGAGCTGGATGTTAAAGTTCAAGCTGTAGATTAATTTCAATCAAACTTGGCCGGGTCTAAGCTTGACTCAGTCATACTCCTATCAACATCCCGGCAAAGCCAAGCCTAAAAAATTTGCAGTTAACTATTTATACTAAATATACTTGACGTTAGGAAACTACATGTGTGGTCATGTGCAAATTACGTAAAAGGCTAGGACGCTCTAAAACAGGTTTCCATATGGagttcaagaaaataaaaaaaaaaaaaaaggatttttcAACTTTGAAGAACCATTACTAATGGTGTCCACCAGCAAACAATCTCCCTCTACCTACGAACTGTTAGCCCAGCAAACAGTCTCCCTCTACCTACAATAAACTAGCTGATTGATATCTGAAAGGGCAAAAGAAACGAAGGGACCCAAGAGTGTTGCTACAGTATCAATATCCGAACCCAGGCAGTTTGAGTTAGGTATTTGATCTTGATATTTGAGTTAGTTATTTGATCTTGATGGAATCTATCTTGATTTTGTCGGAAGGCCCTTTGAATCATATGACTATTGTTTGATTTCCTTGGATGCTTGGTTTTGTCTGAATTGGGACTGTGATAGCAAGTTCTGGGGATGATGATGAGCATTGTCAATTCGTTCATCTGAGCTCTATCTGAATTTCTGTGAGTGCTGAACACTGGTTTCGTTTCCCCTGAGTCTCCTTTTGTTGAACGGCTGATTCTCTGACCTGGTTTAGTGTTGTTGCTACAATCTCTGTGACTCTGATGAAGGTTGTTTTTGGGAGATATGCTATGTCTCATTTCTTTACAGATACTACTTTCGAGTCTTCATTAGTGACAATGATACTGCTCCGTTTTGGATGCCAGGAGATGATGATGATGGAATGTTCAACTTTGCCAAAGATCTTTAACTTATCCTCTGAATCTCCTATCTTCTGGTGTGCTATTTGCTTTTGCCTTATTGAATACTTTTTCTTACTGAATGTAAATTCTCATTCACATTCACCATTGTACAgactctattctttaataaatctGGTGACCTTTGAGTTGCTCACTGGTCTCTTTTTTCGTCAAAAAACAGTAGCTAGGAAGGTAGAAGCCTCGAGCATCTCCCTGCTTTCTCCTCACAACCCCACCAGCAtttccttctctctccctctctctcactctcgtaagtattatgatttgatttgatacCTCTAGTGAAATCGGCATGGGTCCTACCCTCTTTTGCTTCAAAGGAGAAAAGAACACACTGCGAGCTTGGCTGTCTCTTTGATTTAAGCAGCAATACGATAGCATACATCTCTACACTCTATACTTTGATTACTACCTCCATgaaacatgttttttttttttaatggatggTGAAGTATATACTTTCACACGTCCATATAATCACTCATACTTGCAAAATATCATTAGATGGACCAGTGGACCGGTCCATATCCAAGGCATGTGCGCACTGGATAATAGGATGAATTCTTATTCCTATTTTTGGGCTTGAATGGTTTAAATACAAAAAGGTGATATGGTGAGTAACTTTTGGACTGGTCCATTGAACGTGATCTATATCATTGTTTCTCCATacctttttttcaatttttttttttttttttttgatattaagaGGAGGCTCAACAGAGCCATCCAAATTTATTAAGAGGGTTTAAAGAAGTGGAATAGGAGTTGTCAAAAAGGATTACAACTTCAAAGCAGGgataaaaatcaaataagaaaataCAAAGAGAAATGACAGACAACAATCTAAAAGCCAAATAGGACAGCATCAGGATGACATTGGAGAGTGAGAAGTACCTAGGTTATGTGATGGCAAAAAAAGTTACTGAAGGAATCTGTCATCGATGTCAGCAAGAGAGCTTTTGATCTTGCTCCAGACTTTGCCAAACTCAACCAGCTCCATCTGAGTACAAAGCAAGGATCAATCATGGAATGATTAAATTGATTCAGCAGCTATTGATGGAGATGATCTGCATTTGTTGAGGAACAACCTAGCATTCTTTTCCTTCCAACGGTACCAAATGGTGCTCACTAACAGCATCAGAATAATACAacctatcttcttggaaaaattATGATGGATCCAATGGGTGCAAAGATgatcaaaagaagaaagaggatgaaaaatatccagccttgaacaaaagcatttccaAATTGATCCAAAAAGATCACAAGACGAGAAGAAATGATCAACTGTTTCTGGTGCTTTTCCAAAAATTATACATGATCCAAGATATAAAACGAGCTTTCTGTCCAAAACATCTTTAGTGTTGAATCTTTTTCTCCAAGTTAACCAAGGGAAACACGTACTTGAATTTGTAGGGTATGGTTAGGCTCTAGATGGCCGGGGCAAATTTACAATCAAATCCTTTGAAGTTTAAGAATTGGTAAAGAGTTGAATTGTTTCTCCATGCTAGCTCATGTACATTTGAAACCATCACCATCCATGCTCTCTCATGTGCAGCATGTGTGTCCAATTCTCGTTCTACTAGTCTCAAGTTGGAGAATCAAAATGGGGGTTGGTATGCTAATACTCCATGCCACCATGACAGGTCGAGAATCAAAACGTTTACAGAATCTACAATGTAAAACAATTGCTTCTCCTGCGAGAGTTAAACACTAATGAATGTCTTTGTCTCTGCAAGTTGGCAGGGCTTCAACACTTAAAGTTTAAtgttttgagagagaaatttgatACTCTTTCAGGTAGAAAGATAAGTCGTGAATGTTTAATCCTCACAAGATCATCCATGAATCCACaacataatttattattttaaaaaaatagcaaaAATAAGCTCTCAAAAGACTAGAAGCATAAAGCTAAAATTGAATCGGATACGAATCGAATGTCAGCatttccatatccatatccatatttgttttatctgatgaatacaaattatacagatatggatattattcggatacaaaaattcatatccatatttgttttaaacggaTACGGATATAATTCGGATactgaaaatatggatataatgatggatataacttagataattaaactttatggctACAaagtcaaagatattactaaatagatgatacatcaagttaataatatatttatatggttaaatattttttaaaaaaattaataagtgatGTATAAAATTGTATAGGATTATATGTGGATTCGAATATTCGAATATGGATCGAATAGTTATCTATTCgaatctatatctatttttctttgatggatattgATACGGATATAGATATTAGTTGGATCCTTAAATTTTTTACCACATCCACATTGATTCAGATATGAAAATGAATTCAGATGAATAATATCTATACCACTTTTATCTCTATAGAATATCATAGCAAAAAAAATGAGTCTACCACCAGAAAAGAGGGTACAGGTTGTATCTTGTGCACgaaaaaaatgattgatcttttttcacAATGTTAACTATTGGATCATGAATTACACAGTTTTAAAGGCATTTCAATCTCTTGATTTCATCCACTTGCATCGATTTCAAAGTGGCCATTATGCAATCCATCGATTGGTGCCATGAAAGAAGGTGAATTATTCTTCCAagtgaaagatacaacccaagCCCCGAAAAGAATATCAAAGCATTCCACATGGAGAACACTGTCAACCACCCAACAACCTGGACCAAGCCAAAATAAATATGGCGAAACCACATTAGTCAACAAAGGGGTTTTAAAAGTCTATGTGATGTTATGGTGGGACTCTTTTTTTCGGCCCTATGGGATGagaatccaaaaaaaatcaaatacttTGATTTGTATGTGGCGATAGATTTTTGTTTTTTGATGTCATATATAATGAAAGGTTAGGATCATACAAATTGAGGTTCAACCAAAATTTGCTTGTGCATTTGAGTCTGATTGAGCTCCTAACATTCAATGTTTTGAGATGAGAGTGGAATAAAATTATCCAGGCTTTGGAACGCGGAATATATGTGGATAATTTAAGTGGATTCATATAGTTGATAAATGAATGTAACTAATCAAATAATGAAATCTTTGGGATCGTATATTTGAGCGGTACTATGAAAGGTGGCAATCATCAAGTTCTGAGTCTTGGGCTCTGAGCAGCTAAGACAATGATACATccataaattttatatgcaatttTTTTGGTATTGACAGAAGCTTTTCTCCCTCTGTATATTATTCCAAAGGAAATGGAATCAATAGAATTGTTTTCATCACAGTAAGGAGATACTTATAGCACAGTCAAGCAGTAATTTGCTTGAGGTTCTTATGCTGGACATAGAAGAGAAACCATAATCTAGGGTATAGAAGCTAACAGATAGATTGTGCATGGACAAGCACAAGTTAGCAAGACTCTTTTCCCTGAAATATGTTTTGTATGAGATGGCACATCCTTCATTGCCTTGGTGATTTCACTGGATTCATTTGATGGCTGTGCACCCATGCAATGCACAAAGCCATTGGGACTGAAAAGTGTGTATGAAGACTTCTTAACATAAGGGTgggattttgaatttttttcccgGGCACTGCAAACAAAAGGCTAGAGGAGTCCAAAAGAAAGGAAAAGCAGTAGCTCCATTGGGCTTGGCGAATTTCAAGAGCTTTCGTGCATGTCAAGAAATAATACAAAAAGCTTGGAGCCATGTCTATTTCTACATGTCTAGTGCCACAAATGAACCGAGCTGCTTTGGTTTGATTTTATAAAAGGAGTGATCGATCTCATTCGTGTAGTAACAAACTAGGTTCAAACACTTGCAGAGCTTAATTTGCGAACAAGCCTGATGTTTGCTAAAATCAGTTTGCACATTGTTCTTACCTCTTTCATATAGAAAAAAGGTCCTTAAACCGCATCCTACTTGGCTTAGCTTGGTTCAGCTCACTTCTAACCCAATCTACTTCTCTACGAGGGTACAAAAATGTCACGATGAATACACCTATTTTAGGTAATTGTGTATGCAAAGAATGCCAATTAATGAAAGTCAAAGAAAGGATTGGTGCTAACaactatcatccatcatatgtttCTTCAAATTTCTTGGAAGAAAACCATTGAGAGAAAAtgatctgcataaaaaaaaaaaaaaaaaaaaaagagaaaatcttACTGGATATTGGCTTCAATCGGATCTTTCAATGTCTAAATTAGGAAAGTCTTTAAAATAATAGTAGAAGAAAGAAAATATAAGTCAAAAAGATAAGGATGCGTatggttatattttttaatttttgatttttaaaaaatattttttattttctttatttttgctattgagtaaaaataaaaaagtaaaaaatatatttggtaattacattgctataaagcaaaaggcAATATTTGGGAATGGCAGATGAAGAACTCGATGAGAAAGAAGGGTtcggaaaggaagggagaaggagatagggaggtgaagagctcgacgagggagaaggatTCAAGTTCTTTATTTTTTGGTTTGGCATTTTAGATGTGGAGAAGCAAAAAgagtagaaaaataagttttaaaaagtaaaaaatttttgttttgcatataaagcaatcttttacttttttttttatttttgatttttgcttttcacGATGTTACCAAATATTgctttttgaattttattttttaaaaatcaaaaaataaaaaaaatatttttataatggcTAATCAAAACTATCCTAAAATAATGTAgaatattttgatttatatgttGGGTATTTTGGACTGCTTAATAGCTCGGCAAGAATAGATTCGCTTGGATAACTCGGCCTTCTATCAACTTCATCGGCATTTGTGGACCTTATCAGTCCCCTGCCTGTAATTGGGCCAGATTTTGAGGGCAACAAAAATTATACAGAGGACATGTATATAGATCTAGCGTATGGAAGATGGCGATAGATAAGTCCAATGagaaagcataaattattttttaccgAACCCCTTTTCCCTGGAACAGATTCTCTGTCTCTTTCGCGCATGATCTTCCAAGCATGAAGCTTTTGTTTTGTCGAACTCCTCTCCTTTAGCCCCGATGACCTTTGGCACAAGCGCATGACAGCTGCGAAGGCGGTGGCGGCAAGTGGCAGAGTGGGAACCAGAGGGTCAGCTACTTTAAGCACCTGGGGACCCACACTGAAAGAGAAAGGAAACGAACAGCCCAGGACCACATAAATCTCACAAATCTCAGtccctttccttcttttttccccTGTTCCTTTGCCTTCCCCACCTCACCTTCCTTTCCTCCGTTGCTATCTTAATCTTAGCCTAACTCAGCCAAGCAAAAGAAGGCACAGAGATTGGAATAGCATTTAAACGTACCTTTTAAGGCAGCAGAGCCACTCTGCAGCTTCTGACCTTCTTTTGCGTTGGGGGTTCTTTTCCCCCATTCCAACGACTTACACTTTGATAGGCCTCTCCAACTATTTTGGTGTATTTCGTGGGTTCTATTCCTGTGACGATTTCCATTCTATTAAGTGTGGCGAGGGATTATTCCTTATTGATGATCGAACAACTTAGCATGCGTAAAAAGTGGATCAAATGAATTGCTTTGGTTGGTTTGTGAAGGTTGAAAATTCCCAACAGTAGGATTGAAGTTTTGCATGGGTGGCCGGATGACAAATCATGGGATTGTGGGATTAACGGCCATCCTATCTCAACTTATCCCTTTCTCTAGCCACCATTGTAGCCATGCAGTTATCCATCCATAAAGGCCGTAGACACATCCGCGGTGGAGCATTGGGGTGGGGCTTGGTGGACTGATGCTCAGAGCACCATTTTGTCCTTtcacaatattttattttttgatttttatagttGTATTCATATTAGGCTTGTATAATTATTTCatcttatcattaaaaaaaaaaaaaaaaagggttataGATCCATTAGTTGTTATTAGCTCGATGATTTTAGAAGAACTTATTTCCTTATACTAGGTTTATGCGTTTTAAGAGgatttaaaataaaagaaaaagagtaaGAAGATGAAAGAAGGAGGTATACATTTTGGTCCTTTTCTTAATACATCTTCTCATTTAAGTAGGATAACTTATTTGAGAGCTCAATAAAGCATAATTATCAGTTATCTGCATATCTCATTATTGACAACAAAATGGTCTTTCTCAGCCATGAACAGAAGAAGAAATTTCTAAAAGCAGGTATGTGATTACTTATGGCTTACTATGACTGTAAAGATTGCAAAGGAtgtaataaaatcataaaattctaATTACAATAAAATACAAATTCGATGTTTGGATACCTAGCCCAGCAAAAAATCCTTCTCCCTAGTAGAGAAGtatttattcaatagaaaatgatacatcaaattttaaaaataaagtcaACCCTTAGTACTAGATCTAAATATCTGGCTTGGGCAACTTTGCTTAAGGAAGGAGACTATCATGTAGCCTGGAAGACTGAATATTAGCGGATAAGAAATCTTCTTGATcttcctttcaaaa
The sequence above is a segment of the Elaeis guineensis isolate ETL-2024a chromosome 7, EG11, whole genome shotgun sequence genome. Coding sequences within it:
- the LOC109506106 gene encoding uncharacterized protein; the encoded protein is MRISSGKRPNSFPDIKCGSLLCSLLYGDGIQVSEYKAAAVSFQKGQMEAGIIEYSYQHPFSFWQDPRELDMLGQRTQKTARAFKEWANQPSIAFLLKRSFFFSIYMERRGTEIKGT